Below is a window of uncultured Ilyobacter sp. DNA.
TATACTAGACATGATCATATTGTGGTAGTTTGTATGATAGTTTAGAGCCTCGTCACCCTTTCTAGACAGGGATACAAAGACCTTTCTTCTGTCAAGGTCTGATCTCATCCTATTGATAAAGCCTTTTTCACTGAGTTTTGAGATGGCTACTGTGGCTGTCCCCATTGTTATACCGAGCCTGTCAGAAAGCTCATTCATGGTAAGAGAGTCACTTCCGATGGCTTCGATAACATGTAGTTCAGTATGAGTAAGACATTTTATTCCCTGTTTTAGAGCAAGATCCTCAGTTTCATAAAAAAGCTTATAAAAATCTTCTAAAACTATATTAACCTTTTCTAAAACCATTAAACTCACCTACT
It encodes the following:
- a CDS encoding MarR family winged helix-turn-helix transcriptional regulator — encoded protein: MVLEKVNIVLEDFYKLFYETEDLALKQGIKCLTHTELHVIEAIGSDSLTMNELSDRLGITMGTATVAISKLSEKGFINRMRSDLDRRKVFVSLSRKGDEALNYHTNYHNMIMSSITKNIDSEDIEVFVGVFEKILKNLREKIDYFKPNPITDFPKNYLVSIIDIKGTPIIKAFFKDHGIGMYSVIKIISNNLKTITVEKEDGSLLEINALDAKNLIAVKKES